The Desulfovibrio piger DNA segment CTGGTGACAACGAACGCACCGCCCGGGCCGTGGCCCGACAGGCCGGTCTGGCTGACGCCGACGTGGCCGCCGGACTGTTGCCCGCCGAAAAGGCCGAGCGCATCCGTCGGCTCCAGGCCGAAGGCCTGCTGGTGGCCATGGTGGGCGACGGCATCAATGACGCCCCGGCCCTGGCCGTGGCCGACGTGGGCATGGCCGTGGGCAGCGGTGTGGACGTGAGCGCCGAAGCCGGGGACATCGTCCTCATGCGCGGCGGCATGGACGCCGTGCTCACAGCTCTGGCTCTTTCCCGCGCCACCATGCGCAACATCCGCCAGAACCTGGGCTGGGCCCTCGGCTACAACCTGCTGGGCCTGCCCGTGGCCGCCGGGCTGCTGCATGTCTTCGGCGGGCCCATGCTCTCGCCCATGATCGCCGGCACCGCCATGGCCCTGTCGTCCTTCTCCGTGGTCAGCAACGCGCTGCGGCTACGCTTCTTCAAAGTATAGGCGGGTATTGTCTGCTGTTTGTTTGCAGGGGGGAAGGGAAACCTTTTTGGAAAAAGGTTCTCCCTTCCCCCCTTGCATCCCCCCATCCTTTCCAAAAACTTTTATTTTGAACGATGGCAGTGACGGGAGGGGCGGCGGTCTGGTCGCCGGCTGCCGGTCTCCATTTGGAAAGGTTGGACGTAGGTGGGAAGGCTGTGTCCCGGGTCGCAGAGGACGGGCAAAGTCCGTCGGGATCGGGGGGACAGGTCTGCCGCCGTCCTGCCGTATCCGGCATAAAAAAGAGAACGTCCAAAGACGTTCTTTTTTTGTGCGTTCAGGCAGAGGACGGCACAGTTTTCCGAGAGAGGCTCCAGCCGTCGCAGCTGCATGTGATTTTTGGCGATGTGCCGCGTTGTTCCCTGCTGTGAGGCAGCGGCGGGGAACAGCATCCCGACCAGAGAAAAGTTTTTCAGGGTGGGGGGAGAGCGCGAGAGGGGGGAGGGACAGTTTTTACAAAAAACGTCCCTCCCCCCTCTCGTTTATCCTGTCAGAGCAAGCCTGACGTAACGTCCTGTTGTCGCGCAGCCAGCGGCGGGGACCAGCCATCCGGCTAGGGAAAAGTTTTTTCAGGGTGGGGGAGAGCGCGAGAGGGGGAGGGACAGTTTTTACAAAAAACGTCCCTCCCCCTCTCGTTCAAAAAAGCGTTGCGGAAACTATTCGTCGTCGCCGGCGGTCTCGCCGTCGTCGTGGGGATTGGCGCCGCTTTCGGCAAGGCGGGCCTGACGGGCGGCTTCCTGCTTGCGCTGGCGGGTGCCCAGGGGGCGGCTGTATTCGAAGTCGGCACTGCGCTCCTGATGGCGGCAGAAGATGAGGAAGCCGGTATGGGCGTTCATGCGGTCTTCGGGGCGCAGGCGGTCAGCCACGGGCTTCCAGTTGCGCATGAGGATCTCGCAGACTTCGATGTCGGCGAAGGGGCCCTTTTCCAGACCCATGAGCAGCTTGCTGACCTGGTCCACAGTGGGCACGAGGAAGCCGAACATGGCGCCGGGCTTTACGGCTTTGACGGCGTGGTCGAGGTATTCCCAGGGGGTGCGCACATCGAGGAAGAGGGCGTCGGCGTTGTCGATGCAGAAACCGTCGGCGATGTCGCGGTGGACGATCTCCACGTTGTCGCCCACGCCGGCCCATTCGAGGTTGCGGCGGGCCAGCTTCATGAATTCTTCGCGGGCCTCGTGGCTGACGACGCGGCCGGTGGGGCCGCAGAACCAGGAAAGACCGGTGGTCAGGCCGCCGGAACCGCAACCGGCCTCGATGATGGTACGGCCGGGACCGGCGCCGAGGCGCAGGCAGATGTAGGCGATATCCTTGGGATAGATGATCTGGGTCTGGCGCTTCAGGCCCTTGAGACGGTCGTGCAGGGTGGCTTCCAGCACACGGATGGGGATATCCAGACTGGTGCGCACTTCGCTGCCGAAGTTGGCGGCGTGTACGGCTTCGGCGCTGAGGACGCCGTCGTTGCTGTGCCAGTCCTGACCTTCCTCAAGGCGCTTGATGTAGCGCCGGTCCTTGTTGGGGGTGACGTAGACCACCAGAGAGCCGTAGGGGATCATGTGTTTCCTTGTGGTTGGAGTGGGTCGGGGCAGGGCGCGGGCACTGCCCGGAAAGGGGCGCCGCAGGGCAGGGGCTGCCGGGCGGCCGGGGCCTTTCGTTATGGTCCGGGCCTGCCTGTCCGCGAAGGGGCGGGGCAGGGCGATCTGTGCTATGTGGCAGCGCCCGCAGCCCGTGCTGCGGAGGCTTCGGGTACATCAGGCGGGGCCTCCATCCGTCGGAAGGAGGCCCCGCAGTGTGCGTGTGTCTGTTTTTCAGAGGCTGTCCCCTGTGGGGACGGCTCTGGTTAGGGAGCTAGAACATCTGCCGCATGAGGTCTTCACCGCCACCGGAGGTATCGGGAGTCTCCGGGGTACTGCTGCCCGTGGCCGGGTCCTCGCTGGCGTTGTCGATGGCCGAGAGGCCGGGGCCGGGCACGCCCTGGAAGGCCAGACCGTCTTGCATGGTGATGCCGGGCGGCATGGTGAAGTCCTGGGGCTGGTCGTTGTACAGGTCTTCGATCTGGCTGCGGTAATAGCGGAAGATGGGGGCCGCGGTACGCCCGCCCTGTTCTTGCTTGCCCAGGGACTGGAGCTGGTCGAAGCCCACATAGACGCCCGTGACCAGAGAGGGCGAGAAGCCCACGAACCAGGCATCGTTCTCGTCGTTGCTGGTGCCGGTCTTGCCGGCGATGACGTGGCCGTCCACACGGGCGCGGCTGCCGGTGCCGGAGTTGACCACGTTCTTGAGCAGGGTGGCCATCTGGTAGGCGTTCTGCGGGGTGAGGGCCTGCCAGTGCTGGATGTCCTGCCGGTAGAGTTCGCGGCCGTTGTTGTCGGTGATGGAGGTGATGATGCGCGGGCGCACGCCCAGGCCCTGGTTGGCGAAGGCGGCGTAGGCCTGCGTCAGGTTGAGGGGCGAGACCGCCACGGCACCGAGACTGATGGACAGTTCCTGCGGGAAGTGGGGTTCGAGACCCAGCATCTTGGCGCGCTGGATGACGTTGCTGATGCCCACCTTGTGGGCCAGGCGCACGGTGCAGGTGTTGCGGGAAAGAGTCAGGGCCTCATAGAGCGGCATGATGCCGCGGAAGTTCTTTTCGTAGTTGCCGGGGCGCCAGACTTCGTTGGTGTAGGGGTTCACGTAGACGAAGGGGCCGTCCAGCACCGAGGACGTGGGCGTGAAGCCGAAGTCCAGGGCCGTGGAGTAGACCACGGGCTTGAAGCTGGAACCGGGCTGACGCCGGGCCTGGGTAGCGCGGTTGAAGTGGCTGTCGCCGAACTGGTAGCCGCCGATGAGGGCCACCACGTCGCCGCTCTGGGTCTCTACGGAAGCCAGAGCGCCCTGCACCAGCGGCTCCTGCTGGAGGAGCAGGGTGATGGGCTTTTGCGGCGAGGCCGTGGCGGGATCGAAGTCCACGGTCTTGGTGGCGGCCTTGCCCTTTTTGCCGCCTTCGGCCTGGACGGTCACGGGCGCGGCCGAGACCATGATCAGATCGTTGACGTTCAGCACCTTGCGGGCGTCACGCACGGCGGGAGCCCCCCAGCCGGAGATCTTGCGGTTGGGGGTACGGGCCCAGGACATGTTGGCCACGGGGATATAGCCGGTGTAGCCCTTGCCCAGCAGGACGCGGGCGCCCTTGGCGTCCACGGCCGTGACCACGGCCTGCACCCAGGCCTTGCCCATGAGGTCGGCGGGGGCGAAGGTACTTTTTTCGCGGAACTCGGTCACCTCCGCGGGGGAGAGCTTCTTGACCGGGCCGCGCCAGCCCTGGCGCTTGTCCAGTTCTTCCAGACCGCGGCGCAGGGCGGCGCCCGCGGCATCCTGCTGCACGGGGTCCATGGCGGTGCGCACGGTGAGGCCCGCGGTGTAGACGTATTCCTCGCCGCTCTTCAGGGTATCGATGCCCAGGGTGCGCAGGTTCTCTTCGGTGAAGAATTCCACCAGCAGGCGGCGGGCTTCTTCAAAATACCATTTGGAGGCCCCGCCGCGGTTCTCGGGCATGCTCCAGTAGACCAGGGGCTCGTTGATGGCCTGCTGGTACTGTTCCTCGGTGATCCACTTGAGGGTGCGCAGACGGCCAAGGACGTACATCTGGCGGGCCTTGGCGGCCTCGGGATGCCGGAAGGGATTGTAGCGGCTGGGGGCCTGGGGCAGACCGGCGATGACGGCGCTCTCGGCCAGGGTGATGTCGGAAGCATGCTTGCCGAAATAGGTACGGGCCGCGGCTTCCACGCCGTAGGAGTGCTGTCCCAGATAGATATAGTTGAGGTAGGTCTGGAGGATGTCGTCCTTGCTGACGGTGTGCTCCAGCCGGTAGGCCAGGATGGCTTCCTTCATCTTTCGGGTATAGCTGCGTTCCGAACTCAGCAGGAGCTGCTTGATGATCTGCTGGGTGATGGTGCTGCCGCCCTGCTGGCCGCCGCCGGAGGCCTTGTTGCGCAGGTTGTAGATGAAGGCACGCACGATGGCCACGGGATCGACGCCATGATGCTGGTAGAAGGAATCGTCTTCCGCAGCCAGGAAGGACATGGGCAGCCAGGGAGACATCTCCTTGAGGGTGATGCTGTAGCGTTTTTCCGTGGCAAGGGTGCCGATGGTGGAGCCGTCACGGGCCAGGATGACCGTGGCCTGCGGGGCTTCGTAACCAGTAAGGCGTTCCAGGTCGGGCAGGTCGCGTGAGGCCCAGTAGAACAGGCCGGCCACGGCGGCACAGCCGAGGATGCCCAGCGTGAACAGCAGACCGAAGGACCAGAGGAAGACTTTTTTTACGTTCATGGCAAGGCGGATACCGTTTTTTTGTCTGCGCGTAAAGGGAGGGCGCGGGGCGCCGCGGGCCGGGACAGAAAAAGGCGTCCGCCTGCGAGAGGGGACGCCTGAAAGGGAAAAGGCGGGACGAAGCCCCGCCTTTCAAGCAATGCTGAGAACTACACGCAGCCGGTGGGCTTGGGCAGGCCAGCCATTTTGCAGGCGCCTTTGCCGGGGCCGGAGGGGAACAGTTCGTACACTTCTTTTAGCTTGTAGCCGGTGTTCTTGGACAGAATGCGGACCATGGGAGCGATACCGTTCTTCTTGTAGTAGTCCTGCAGGAAGTCCAGGATCTTCTGATGGTCAGCGGTGATTTCGGCGATACCTTCGGATTCCTTCACGAATTCCATCCATTCCGGGCACCAGTCGTCGAAACGGAGCAGGAAGCCGTCTTCATCAACTTCGAAGGTTTTGCCCTGAAAGCTAATTTCAGCCATGCGTGTCCTCCTTGGACGTTTGCTCTATTCGGGCCTTGCGGCCCGAGCCAGACAGCCGAAGCATATGGTGTTCGGCTCATTCCCCATTAATTGCGAAAGCTCTGCAATCGCAAATGCACACTTCTTTTGCCACAAAAAAATAATCTTGGCAAGCCCTGAAAAAACCGTCAAAACCTACGCATATACGAAGATTTGCGTCTGCTGTTTCCTTCAGGGAGGCGGTCAGCTACACGTCATAGGGAGCAGCCAGCAGCAGCGTGCCGGTCGCTTCCAGATCCTTGACGAGGGCTTCGACAGCCGATTCTTCCATGCTGCGGATACGGACGTAGATCTGGCGCTTGTTGTCTTCCATATAAGAGGACAGCACCGAAATGATGCGGGCATTGTGCTTGCGCATGGTATCGAAGATCACGCGCATGCTGCCGGGGGTATCGGGCAGTTCGAAGGCGAACTGCATGCCTTCCACGCGGGCACCGGTGATGTTGATCAGCAGCTTGAAGATGTCCTGGTCGGTGATGATGCCCACCAGCTTGTTGTCTTCGGAGACCACGGGCAGACCGCCGAACTTTTTGTCCATCATGATGATGGCCGCCTGCTCCACGCTGTCCCAGGGCTTGATAGTGACCGGCTTGGCGGTCATAATGTCCTTGGCCTTGAGTTCTGCCAGAAGGTATTGCATTTCATGCACTTCCAGCGCCGTGGCCTTGGAGGGCGACGCGCCCTTGACGTCTCTGTCGGAGATGATACCCACCACCCGGTTCTGGTCATCGACCACGGGCAGGCGGCGGATCTGGTGTTCCTTGAGCAGGTTGCGGCACTTCAGCAGGGACGTGTCGGGCTTGACGGCAATGACGTTGGTAGCCATCCAGTTTTCTACGAGCATGGATCCTCCTGTTGAACAGAGACCCTGCGGCATACCGCGGGCGGGAAGGTTCCCTTTTCTGTCCTGTCCTCTCACCATATACCAAGCTGCGCCCACAAACAAGCCTGTAAGCAAAAGTGGCAGCGCGGAGTTTCATAACGGAGTCATTATCAGATGCAGCATCTTTTCCTTGATTGCAGTCACGGCATGAGCGGGGACATGACCCTGGCTTCCCTTGCCCATCTTGGTGTGGACCTTTCCCCCCTGCCGGGCCTGCTGGCACAGGCGGGCGTGGCCTGCCGTCTGGAGGTCTGGCAGGAAGAGCGGGGCGGCGGTCCCGGCTGCCGGGTGGAGGTCAGCTGGGAGGTGGAGGGCCAGCCCCTGCGGCACCCGGCGGACATCGCCGCCATTTTTGCCGCCGTGCCTGTGGCCGACAGGGTGCGCCACAAGGCCCTGGCCGTGCTGGAGGCCCTGACCCTGGCCGAAGCCGAGGCCCACGGCATCGCCCCTGAAGAGGTGCATTTCCATGAAGTGGGCGCCGTGGACACCCTGGTGGACATCCTGGGCGCCTGCTGGGCGCTGGACCAGCTGGGCGTGGAGCGGGTGACGGCCTGTGCACTGCCCTGGTTCGGGGGCAGCATCACCTGTGCCCATGGCGAGATCCCCCTGCCCGCGCCCGCCACGGCCAACCTCATGCGCGGTCTGCCCGTGTACCCCACCGACGCGAAGGCGGAGCTGGTGACCCCCACCGGCGCGGCCCTGGCCCGTGTGCTGGTGGACGAATTCGTGGAAGGCCCGGAAGGCCGCCTGCTGGCCATGGGCACGGGCTACGGCGCGCGTCCGGCGCCCACCGGCCTGCGGGCCTGGCTCGTGGAGGCCCGGGAGCCCCGGCAGGCTGATCACGGCCAGGGGGGCGAGGAAGACGTGATGCAGCTGGAATGCCATCTCGACCATCTGACCGGCGAGGAGCTGGGCACGGCCCTGGAGCAGCTGGCCGCTGCCGCCGATGTGCTGGACGTGCTGTGGCTGCCGGGCACGGGCAAAAAGAACCGTCCTGCGGGCCTGCTGCGGGTGCTCTGCCGTCCTGCCGATACGGAAAATGTCGCCCGGGCCGTCCTGCGGCATACGCATACCCTGGGCCTGCGGCGCCAGCTGCTGCAACGTCTGGTGCTGCCCCGCAGGGCCACGACCTGTGCCTGCGGCGGGGCCAGCCTGCCGGCCAAGGAATATGAACTGGAAGGCAGGGTGTATGTCCGGCCGGAGGCTGACGCCGTGGCCCGTCAGGCGACGGCCCTCGGACTGGGGGCCCCGGCGTTGCGCTTTGGGAGAAAATGAAAATTTTTTCCGCTACCTGTAAAAATATTTAGCCTTGCTCCGTTCCTACGGGAATGCTATGCGGGAAATGTGGGGCAAATCTGCCCGCAACGGGCAGTCCCCGACTCGCAAGGAGTTTTGCCATGAGCGCAAAGAACTTTCGTCTGTTGCTGCCGGCCCTGGCCCTGGCCTGTATGGCTACGTTCGCTTTTGCGGATGAAGGACAGGCCGCGCAGCATGTCGCTGACGGGATGCCCGTGGTCGCGGATCATGTGGATCACATGGGCGTATTGCCCGGGACCCTGGTGGCCCGCAACGACAACGGCCGCCATGAAGGCTGGTACAAGGACAAGCCCCGTCCCAAGGGACACTACAAAAAGGGGCCCCCTCCCGGACCTCGCCCCGGGTACCATCGCCCCGGCGACCGTCCTGGCCCCCGTCCCGGCTATCACCGTCCCGGTGACCGCCCCGGTCCTCGTCCGGGTTACCACCGTCCCGGTCCTCGCCCCGACGGCCCGCGCCCGGGCTATCATCGCCCCGGTGACCGTCCCGGCCCCCGCCCCGGCATCCATGACGGACGCGGCCCGCGCCATGATGGTCCCCGCCCCGGCCCGCGTCCCGGCGGCCCGCGGCCCGATCATCGGCCTGACGGTCCCCGTCCCCGCTAGGGCACTGTCTTTTTCCGGTTAAGGAATCCGCAGGAGGTCTGCTTTGTAGGCCTCCTTTTTTGTCGGGGAAAGCAGGCCATGCGGCACGGCACATTGCAAAAGCCTCTGGCCTGCGCTACGGTAGCCACGGTGTCTATGGTTTGCGTATCTTAACCCCCCGGAGGTGCAGGATGGCTGCTAAGGTCGGCGATTTTTCCCTTATTCTCAAACTGTTGGGCGGCATCATCATCGGCGCCCTGCTTGGTCTGTACATCGGCGAGAACGCCGAAGGCTCCCTGAAGCACGTCATGGACGTGGTGGTCTCCCTGCGCCATATCTTCGGCCAGATCATCTTCTTCCTGGTGCCCCTGGTCATCGTGGGCTTCATCACCCCCGCCATCGTGCGTCTGGGCCAGAACGCCAGCAAGATCCTGCTGGTGGCCGTGGCCCTGGCCTACGTCTCCTCGCTGGGCGCGGCCCTGTTCTCCATGATCTCCGGCTACTGCATCATCCCCAACCTCTCCATCGCCACCAGCACCGAGACCCTGCGCTCCCTGCCCGAGATGGTCTTCCGTCTGGACATCCCGCCGCTGTTCAGCGTCATGAGCGCCCTGGTGCTGGCCCTGACCATGGGCGTGGCCATCGTCTGGACCAAGTCCGAGACCCTGGGCAAGATCTTCTGCGAGATGGAACGCATCATGACCGCCCTGGTCAACCGCATCATGATCCCCATCCTGCCTTTCTTCGTGGGCCTGTCCTTCCTGGGCCTGGCCTATGAGGGCTCCCTCAGCCGCCACCTGCCCGTGTTCATCATGATGGTGCTCATCGTCATCGTGGGCCACTTCATCTGGCTGGCCGTGCTCTACGGCATCGGCGGCGCCCTGTCCGGCCGCAATCCCTCGCAGGTCTTCCGTCATTACGCGCCTGCCTATCTGACCGCCGTGGGCACCATGTCCAGCGCCGCCACCCTGCCCGTGGCCCTGGAATGCGCCCGCAAGTCCTCCGTCCTCAGCCGCACCATGGTGGAATTCATGGTGCCCCTGGGCGCCACCGTGCATCTGTGCGGTTCCGTGCTGACCGAGACCTTCTTTGTCATGACCATCAGCCTGATGCTGTACGGTTCCCTGCCTTCCGTGGGCACCATGCTGCTCTTCTGCGTGCTGCTGGGCATCTTTGCCGTGGGTGCCCCCGGCGTGCCCGGTGGTACCGTGGTGGCCTCGCTGGGCATCGTGACCGGCGTGTTGGGCTTCGACCCCAATGGTGTGGCCCTGCTCATCGCCATCTTTGCCCTGCAGGACAGCTTCGGCACGGCCTGCAACGTGACCGGCGACGGCGCCCTGACCCTGATGCTGGAAGGCCTGTTCAACCGCAATGGCGAACTTGGGCCGTTGCAGGACGTGGCCCCGGCGGAAAAGGTCTAGCCGTTTCAGTTTCGATCGTTTGACGGGGAGGGGCCCGGCGGCAGGTACGCTCCGGCCCCTGTCTCCGGGCCTTTCCCGTCTTGTTGTGCCCTCTCCGGCAGTCTTTTCCCCTTCGTGGCTGCCCGTGCGTCCCCTGCCTTGCCGGGATCCCTGAACGGGTGTCCGCCGAAAGTGGCGCCCCGCTGTCCGCGTCGTACCGTTGCCGAAAAGGGCATCCGCCCGCTATCCCCGGGAGCCTGTCTCCCGTTCCTTGCTCCAACCTTCTACATCGTGGGCCTCAGGCCCGGAGAATGCATGAGTCTGTCTCTTGCCGACAGGCAGGCCATCCTGGCCCTGCTGCATCAGGAAGTGGTGCCCGCCCTGGGCTGCACCGAACCCATCGCCGTGGCGCTGACCGCGGCCCGTGCCGCCGAGGCGCTGGGCCGGAAGCCGGAACGCCTGGACGTGGCCGTCAGCGCCAATCTGCTCAAGAACGGCATGGGCGTCATGGTCCCCGGCACGGGCGAGATGGGCCTGGCCATCGCCGCCGCTGCCGGTGCCCTGGGCGGGAAGAGCGCCCTTGGCCTGGAGTGCCTGGCCTCGCTCGATCCCGCGCAGGCCGAAGCCGCCCGGGCCATGGTGGCCGCCGACGCCGTGGAACTGCACCTGCCGGACAACGACCTGCTGCTGTACTGCCTGGTCACGGCCCATGCCGACGGGCACAGCGCCGCCGCCGAGCTGCGTGACAGCCATGACAACATCACCCGTGTCTGGCAGGACGGCGCCCTGGTGGAAGACCATATGCCTGCGGAAGCCAACGAGGCTGCGCCCGCCGACTGGCCCCTGACCCTGGCCCGGGTCTACGAATTCGCCACCA contains these protein-coding regions:
- a CDS encoding tRNA (adenine-N1)-methyltransferase, whose protein sequence is MIPYGSLVVYVTPNKDRRYIKRLEEGQDWHSNDGVLSAEAVHAANFGSEVRTSLDIPIRVLEATLHDRLKGLKRQTQIIYPKDIAYICLRLGAGPGRTIIEAGCGSGGLTTGLSWFCGPTGRVVSHEAREEFMKLARRNLEWAGVGDNVEIVHRDIADGFCIDNADALFLDVRTPWEYLDHAVKAVKPGAMFGFLVPTVDQVSKLLMGLEKGPFADIEVCEILMRNWKPVADRLRPEDRMNAHTGFLIFCRHQERSADFEYSRPLGTRQRKQEAARQARLAESGANPHDDGETAGDDE
- a CDS encoding penicillin-binding protein 1A, producing MNVKKVFLWSFGLLFTLGILGCAAVAGLFYWASRDLPDLERLTGYEAPQATVILARDGSTIGTLATEKRYSITLKEMSPWLPMSFLAAEDDSFYQHHGVDPVAIVRAFIYNLRNKASGGGQQGGSTITQQIIKQLLLSSERSYTRKMKEAILAYRLEHTVSKDDILQTYLNYIYLGQHSYGVEAAARTYFGKHASDITLAESAVIAGLPQAPSRYNPFRHPEAAKARQMYVLGRLRTLKWITEEQYQQAINEPLVYWSMPENRGGASKWYFEEARRLLVEFFTEENLRTLGIDTLKSGEEYVYTAGLTVRTAMDPVQQDAAGAALRRGLEELDKRQGWRGPVKKLSPAEVTEFREKSTFAPADLMGKAWVQAVVTAVDAKGARVLLGKGYTGYIPVANMSWARTPNRKISGWGAPAVRDARKVLNVNDLIMVSAAPVTVQAEGGKKGKAATKTVDFDPATASPQKPITLLLQQEPLVQGALASVETQSGDVVALIGGYQFGDSHFNRATQARRQPGSSFKPVVYSTALDFGFTPTSSVLDGPFVYVNPYTNEVWRPGNYEKNFRGIMPLYEALTLSRNTCTVRLAHKVGISNVIQRAKMLGLEPHFPQELSISLGAVAVSPLNLTQAYAAFANQGLGVRPRIITSITDNNGRELYRQDIQHWQALTPQNAYQMATLLKNVVNSGTGSRARVDGHVIAGKTGTSNDENDAWFVGFSPSLVTGVYVGFDQLQSLGKQEQGGRTAAPIFRYYRSQIEDLYNDQPQDFTMPPGITMQDGLAFQGVPGPGLSAIDNASEDPATGSSTPETPDTSGGGEDLMRQMF
- a CDS encoding TusE/DsrC/DsvC family sulfur relay protein encodes the protein MAEISFQGKTFEVDEDGFLLRFDDWCPEWMEFVKESEGIAEITADHQKILDFLQDYYKKNGIAPMVRILSKNTGYKLKEVYELFPSGPGKGACKMAGLPKPTGCV
- a CDS encoding dicarboxylate/amino acid:cation symporter — its product is MAAKVGDFSLILKLLGGIIIGALLGLYIGENAEGSLKHVMDVVVSLRHIFGQIIFFLVPLVIVGFITPAIVRLGQNASKILLVAVALAYVSSLGAALFSMISGYCIIPNLSIATSTETLRSLPEMVFRLDIPPLFSVMSALVLALTMGVAIVWTKSETLGKIFCEMERIMTALVNRIMIPILPFFVGLSFLGLAYEGSLSRHLPVFIMMVLIVIVGHFIWLAVLYGIGGALSGRNPSQVFRHYAPAYLTAVGTMSSAATLPVALECARKSSVLSRTMVEFMVPLGATVHLCGSVLTETFFVMTISLMLYGSLPSVGTMLLFCVLLGIFAVGAPGVPGGTVVASLGIVTGVLGFDPNGVALLIAIFALQDSFGTACNVTGDGALTLMLEGLFNRNGELGPLQDVAPAEKV
- a CDS encoding CBS and ACT domain-containing protein; the encoded protein is MLVENWMATNVIAVKPDTSLLKCRNLLKEHQIRRLPVVDDQNRVVGIISDRDVKGASPSKATALEVHEMQYLLAELKAKDIMTAKPVTIKPWDSVEQAAIIMMDKKFGGLPVVSEDNKLVGIITDQDIFKLLINITGARVEGMQFAFELPDTPGSMRVIFDTMRKHNARIISVLSSYMEDNKRQIYVRIRSMEESAVEALVKDLEATGTLLLAAPYDV
- a CDS encoding LarC family nickel insertion protein, whose product is MQHLFLDCSHGMSGDMTLASLAHLGVDLSPLPGLLAQAGVACRLEVWQEERGGGPGCRVEVSWEVEGQPLRHPADIAAIFAAVPVADRVRHKALAVLEALTLAEAEAHGIAPEEVHFHEVGAVDTLVDILGACWALDQLGVERVTACALPWFGGSITCAHGEIPLPAPATANLMRGLPVYPTDAKAELVTPTGAALARVLVDEFVEGPEGRLLAMGTGYGARPAPTGLRAWLVEAREPRQADHGQGGEEDVMQLECHLDHLTGEELGTALEQLAAAADVLDVLWLPGTGKKNRPAGLLRVLCRPADTENVARAVLRHTHTLGLRRQLLQRLVLPRRATTCACGGASLPAKEYELEGRVYVRPEADAVARQATALGLGAPALRFGRK